Genomic segment of Nitrospirota bacterium:
ATGGTCGGCGGGCCGCAGACACGCACCTTCGCTCCCATGGTCGTGAGCCCGTAAATGTTGGATCGCGCCACCCTGCTGTGGGTAATGTCACCTACGATCGCGACATTCAGGCCGTCGAGCTTTCCCAGCTTTTCACGGATCGTGAACATATCGAGAAGCGCCTGCGTCGGATGTTCATGGAAACCGTCGCCTGCGTTGATGACCGAACTGGTGAGTCGCGTCGAGAGGAATTCTGGAGCTCCCGAGCAGGAGTGCCGGACAATGATGATGTTGCACTTCATCGCCTCGATGTTTCGAGCTGTATCGAGCAGCGTCTCGCCCTTGACCACGCTGCTCGTCGAGGTCGAGATGTTGATCACATCGGCCGACAGCCGCTTACCTGCCAGTTCGAAGGAGGTCCGCGTGCGCGTGCTCGCCTCATAGAACAGGTTGATCACGGTCTTGCCGCGGAGCGTCGGGACCTTCTTGATGTCCCGCTCGGAAACGTCCTTGAAGGTCGCGGCCGTATCGAGGATGAGATTGATCTCATCAGCGGCCATGCCTTTTATGCCGAGCAGGTCTTTTGAACTGAGAGCCATGTCCTTCCTTCCGAAACCTTAAAACTTTGTCGCCACAGAGCTCGCAGGGAACTCAGAGGAAAAACGAATACGGGAAAAATCAGTTTTATGCATTCATTGTCGGCGGTCTCCGTGTCCTCTGTGGCTAGTTTGTTTTATGTTTTTTATTCCGCACTCCGAATCCGCAAACGATTCTACTCTCCCAATATCACGACCTTTTCCTCCACCCCGTCCTCGGCAAGCATCACTTCCACTTTTTCCTTCGAGGATGTGGGCAGGTTTTTGCCTACGTAGTCGGCCCTGATGGGGAGCTCCCGGTGCCCCCGGTCGACCAGCACCGCGAGCTGGATCCGCTGCGGCCTGCCGTAGTCCATGATGCTGTTCAGGGCGGCCCGGATCGTCCTGCCGGTGAAGAGAACGTCGTCAACGAGAACCATGATCTTATCCTGGATATCGAAGGGAATGTTCGTCGTATGGGGAACGGGTTGCGACTTCCGTGTTGCCAGGTCATCCCGGTACATCGTGATGTCCAGGATCCCGACCGGGACCTCGACCTTCTCGATCTCGCGCACCTTGGCAGCCAGCCGCCTGGCAATATGCACGCCTCCCCGCTGGATCCCAACGAGCACCAGGTCCCTTGCGCCCCGGTTTTTTTCCAGGATCTCGTGGGCGATCCTCGTGACTGCCCGGTCGATCCCGGTTGTGTCAAGAATAAGTGCTTTTTCCTTCCCGTTCATTCCCGCTCCCGCAACCCTGTGAAAAGGCACAAAAAAACCTTCATCCCTGAATAGGAAGAAGGTCTCCGCGCGTGTTTAACGACGTTATTCCGCTCTCATAATTTTTCATTTCGAACCCTTCCTGGCCTCTCTGGACCAGACTTAAAGAGAATTTCCTGTCGTACATGCACATTACCTTAACACAGGGAACGCTGTCAAGTAATTTCTTAGCGTGATGATACGCAGGAGAACAAAAGATCGAAAGAATGCGGAGCCTGCATCGGAGAATCGTCACGCGAAACTGGGCGCCCTCTCTACCCGCTCGAGAAGCGCAACGGGAAAGTCCGAAAAGACATCGGAAAGCGACAGCCCGGTCCTTCCCCTGCCTTGAAGGGCCGAAGAAAGGACCAAACCGGTGAAGACGTTGCGATATTCAGTTCCCGCTTCCCTCGGCAGGATCAGTGCGCTGCCTTCCCATACGGAAGCACCGAAGGGCAGTGCTCCAAGGCCGGAAGTGATACGGGTCAGGAACCGGGGCACCACGGTGATCGCCGCAGCCTGGCCGGACCAGCGTTCAAAGGCACATATGTTCCCGGACCGCGGGCCGTCCGCTTCTAGCGGAACATATTCCCCTTCCGAGAATAACTTCCGTTCGGACTTCCTGAAATTGAGGGCTTTCCAGGTAAGATACAGCTTGATCCTGCCGTCATCCATGTGTGTTGAAAGGTCACGGCAGAGAATCCTGGCCCCCGTCCTTCGCTCAAGGTCCTTCAGACCTGCCAGCATCCCCATTCGTTTGCCGTAATCGACGGGCCCCCGGTTATCGGGGTCCACGAGGCTGTAGTCCCACAGGTCGGTGCCCTGATAAAAGTCGGGCACCCCGGGAGAGGTGATCTTGAGGAGGGTCTGGGCAAGAGAGTTGAACATGCCGTACCAGGAGACCATCTGCTGAAAGGGCAGCAGTTCATTCAGGAAGGGATTGCCGCCCGGTGAGGTCAGGACAGCGTCGATGAAGGCCAGCAGCGCGTCTTCGTAGGCCTTGTTCGGGTTGATCCAGCTCGTGTTCACCTTTGCTTCTCGGGCTTCCTTGAGCATGTATTCCCTGATGCGCTGAACAAAACGGTCATAGGCTTCCTGCCCCGGCATTTCATTCGGCCAGACGCCGACGAGCGTCTGGTACAGCAGGTATTCGTCGTTCCGGTCAGGCATATTTTCGCCATCAATTACGCTTTTCTTTTTCCTGTTCAGTTCAGCCCATCTCCTGCTCCGGTCCCCCCACTCATGGGGAATTTCCGACAGAACGTTGATACGCGCCCGGACGTCCTCGCTTCGTTTGGTATCGTGCGTCGATGTGGTAATGAGAGAGTGCGGCCAATTTTTTATCCGCTCGATATTCAGACCGTGGAACGTCTCGGGGGTCATGCCGAATCGTTCGGGCATGCCCCCCACTTCATTCAGCGAAACGAGGCGGTTGTAGACGCTTAGGGCCGTGTCTTCGACGCCCTTCGCCATGACCGGCCCGGTCTGCTGCTGGAACCTCATCACGAAGTCCAACCATTCTGCCTTATCCTTGTCGCTCGAGTCCTCCGGGAACCGGAGCAGGAGCACGTCCTCGAGGAAGTCGAAAATGGATCCATTGACTGCCGGATTTCTCCGTTTGGCGCGCGACGCCGCCTGTTCGATGTACTGTGCATCGCGGTCGCTCACGTGCCAGGTGTTGATGTAGGTCCGGTAAACGGGGAAAGACGCGATCACCTCCACGATCGCGCTCTTGAGGCTGTTCAGGGTAAAATCGCGGGTGTGGCGGTTCTTTTCCGAGAGTTCATCCAGGTACCGTGCGAGCGTGTTCAGCTCACTTGCCATGGCGAGTTGCATCACGAGTTTCTTCTTTTCATACATGAGCTCCGTGAATTCGGTTTTTTGGTGAATGAACTTATCGTAGATCCCGTCAAAAGCCTTCGCATTTTCGCCGTCGACAAAGATGCCGTTCACTGAATTCAGAAAGACATAACCGGTCGATCCGGAGACCGGCCAGTCCGCGGGCATTCGTTCGCTTTTTGTCAGGATCTTTTCCACCACGATGTAGAAAGGCTTGTACCCGGGGTCTTCCAGGACAGCCTTGTTATAGCCGTCGCCCAGTTCCCGTTCCGCCTCGATCAGGTGGTCCGCCGGAAGCGGCTCATTTGCCCCTCTGGATCGCCTCGCCAGGACCTGATGGATCAAACAGCCGCGCTGCAGCCAGTGAAGGTATTCGACCGGGTTATAAAGGCCGTCGGCATGGTCTACCCGGAGACCGGTGACGCTGCCGCTTCCGACCATCCGGAAGATCAGAGCGTGGGCGGCTGCGAAGACGGCCGGATCCTCCATACGGATCGCTGCCAGGCCGTTGACATCGAAGAACCTCCGGTAATTGATCTCGTCCGTTGCAACACGCCAGTGGGAAAGGCGGTAGATCTGCTGGTTCATCAGTTCGTCGAGAAGATCAAAGCTCTTCGGGTCTCCTTTCGTACCGTTGAAGGCCCTGAGATTCCCGTCGATATGCACCCTGATCTCCGAAGATCCCTGATAAAGCGCGTCCAGACGCCGTTTGATGACCTCCTTCTCACGATTGCGTTCTTCGATGGTTGCCGACCCGGTCTCCAGAGAGGACGGAAGGTGTTTTGACGCGGTCATGATGCTCAATAACTCGGCGACATGGGGATCGTCCTGTGTCAAACGATCCTGCAATTCCTGCAGATGCTGCTTCAGGACAAAATCGTATGTCGTGGGCTGCAGAGGGAACTTATATTCCAAATAGCGTACGAAAAAGGTCCCTTCCGCGAAAGCGACCGAGAGCTGTTGGTCCTCGAGAACCTTGCCGTACTGGTCGCCGAGAACGGGTATCAGGATCCTGTTCAGGAGCTCTTTTTTTACCGGGAACCAGTCGACATCGAAGTAGCGTGCATACGTCGAAGCACGTCCGTTCTCAAGCACATCGGACCACCATCGGTTTCCCGGGCTTTCGATGCACATGTGGTTGGGAACGATGTCCAGCACCTGGCCCATGCCGTGCCGCCGCAGTTCGTCGATCATGGCGGCGTGGTCGGACTCGGTGCCGATCTCGGGATTCAGTTGATTATGGTCAACGATGTCATAGCCGTGAGGGCTTCCCTGTTTCGCTTTAAAATAGGGAGATGCATAGATGTCCGTGATGCCGAGGTCATGGAGATAGGCGATGACGCGCGACGCATCACGGAATGTGAATGATTGATTGAACTGAAGGCGGTATGTGGAGCCGGGTATTATCGGCCCGGGAAGGTCCGGCATCATGGCCCCTCCTCCTGACGAGCATAGAGGACGGCGCTGTGCGGGTTCATCTGAAGAAGTACCTCTCCGCCGTTCGGCGTTACCGTTTGTTCGGCGCGTTCCGATGTTCCGCCCCATTCGCTCGAGGAGGAATCGATCAGTTTATGCCATGCCCCCCCCGGCAGGACCGCCGAAACGGCCACCGGATCGTCGTTGAAAGAAAATAGAATGAGGACCTGGTTACCTTCCTGATAGCCCCGGATGAGAAGCACACGTTCCGGTTCATAGCCCGTGACTTCCATGACTTCCTTCCTGAGGTTCGAGAGTGCGGGAAGGAACCTTCTCAGGTGCAGCAG
This window contains:
- a CDS encoding aspartate carbamoyltransferase catalytic subunit codes for the protein MALSSKDLLGIKGMAADEINLILDTAATFKDVSERDIKKVPTLRGKTVINLFYEASTRTRTSFELAGKRLSADVINISTSTSSVVKGETLLDTARNIEAMKCNIIIVRHSCSGAPEFLSTRLTSSVINAGDGFHEHPTQALLDMFTIREKLGKLDGLNVAIVGDITHSRVARSNIYGLTTMGAKVRVCGPPTMMPPGIESLGAKVCSDMDEAIDGADAVMMLRLQLERQAAGLFPGVREYARLYGMNSTRLARARKHVIVMHPGPINRGVEIASDVADHSSVILDQVTNGVAVRMAVMFLLSGGGKAEAEPHGERRKNVSN
- the pyrR gene encoding bifunctional pyr operon transcriptional regulator/uracil phosphoribosyltransferase PyrR → MNGKEKALILDTTGIDRAVTRIAHEILEKNRGARDLVLVGIQRGGVHIARRLAAKVREIEKVEVPVGILDITMYRDDLATRKSQPVPHTTNIPFDIQDKIMVLVDDVLFTGRTIRAALNSIMDYGRPQRIQLAVLVDRGHRELPIRADYVGKNLPTSSKEKVEVMLAEDGVEEKVVILGE
- the treY gene encoding malto-oligosyltrehalose synthase; the protein is MMPDLPGPIIPGSTYRLQFNQSFTFRDASRVIAYLHDLGITDIYASPYFKAKQGSPHGYDIVDHNQLNPEIGTESDHAAMIDELRRHGMGQVLDIVPNHMCIESPGNRWWSDVLENGRASTYARYFDVDWFPVKKELLNRILIPVLGDQYGKVLEDQQLSVAFAEGTFFVRYLEYKFPLQPTTYDFVLKQHLQELQDRLTQDDPHVAELLSIMTASKHLPSSLETGSATIEERNREKEVIKRRLDALYQGSSEIRVHIDGNLRAFNGTKGDPKSFDLLDELMNQQIYRLSHWRVATDEINYRRFFDVNGLAAIRMEDPAVFAAAHALIFRMVGSGSVTGLRVDHADGLYNPVEYLHWLQRGCLIHQVLARRSRGANEPLPADHLIEAERELGDGYNKAVLEDPGYKPFYIVVEKILTKSERMPADWPVSGSTGYVFLNSVNGIFVDGENAKAFDGIYDKFIHQKTEFTELMYEKKKLVMQLAMASELNTLARYLDELSEKNRHTRDFTLNSLKSAIVEVIASFPVYRTYINTWHVSDRDAQYIEQAASRAKRRNPAVNGSIFDFLEDVLLLRFPEDSSDKDKAEWLDFVMRFQQQTGPVMAKGVEDTALSVYNRLVSLNEVGGMPERFGMTPETFHGLNIERIKNWPHSLITTSTHDTKRSEDVRARINVLSEIPHEWGDRSRRWAELNRKKKSVIDGENMPDRNDEYLLYQTLVGVWPNEMPGQEAYDRFVQRIREYMLKEAREAKVNTSWINPNKAYEDALLAFIDAVLTSPGGNPFLNELLPFQQMVSWYGMFNSLAQTLLKITSPGVPDFYQGTDLWDYSLVDPDNRGPVDYGKRMGMLAGLKDLERRTGARILCRDLSTHMDDGRIKLYLTWKALNFRKSERKLFSEGEYVPLEADGPRSGNICAFERWSGQAAAITVVPRFLTRITSGLGALPFGASVWEGSALILPREAGTEYRNVFTGLVLSSALQGRGRTGLSLSDVFSDFPVALLERVERAPSFA